One segment of Coleofasciculus sp. FACHB-T130 DNA contains the following:
- a CDS encoding transposase: MQQAAQDQHIELKYLDESGFCLWSPVGYSYSRIGEQKCLEQTQQRYGSRISILGLWQPDERFEYALVQGGFKSASYISVIDWVAATANETLKRTGRLTVIVQDNGPIHTSKLVREQWARWQEQGLFIFFLPAYCSQMNPIEGQWHQLKAHEISGRMFDNEYDLALAVMDGMQSRSEQGGVVMNSNGRLVLKRHQPLQTAQ, translated from the coding sequence TTGCAGCAAGCCGCACAAGACCAACACATCGAGCTGAAGTATCTGGATGAGTCGGGCTTTTGCCTATGGAGTCCAGTGGGCTACAGCTACAGTCGCATCGGGGAACAGAAATGCCTGGAGCAGACCCAGCAACGCTACGGAAGTCGAATTAGCATTTTGGGTCTTTGGCAACCGGATGAACGCTTCGAGTATGCGCTAGTGCAAGGAGGCTTTAAGAGTGCAAGCTACATTAGTGTGATCGATTGGGTCGCTGCAACAGCGAATGAAACCCTCAAACGAACGGGACGGCTTACCGTTATCGTTCAAGACAATGGACCGATTCACACTAGTAAACTGGTACGTGAGCAGTGGGCACGGTGGCAAGAGCAAGGATTATTCATTTTCTTCTTGCCTGCCTATTGCTCCCAGATGAACCCCATCGAAGGACAGTGGCATCAACTCAAAGCCCATGAAATTTCAGGACGAATGTTCGACAATGAATATGATTTAGCCCTTGCTGTAATGGACGGCATGCAATCACGGAGTGAACAAGGGGGGGTAGTCATGAATAGTAATGGTAGGCTGGTACTCAAGAGACATCAACCATTACAAACGGCGCAATGA
- a CDS encoding alpha/beta fold hydrolase: protein MFNYSTFTAALVRETKAREDALPLMDETRGSRFFLYSNPTDKVCLFFHGFTATPEQFVPIGEAFFKAGYNVLIPLLPGHGIAGNWDGDNPPPLPEEQEVYQQFGIYWLQQAQALGRKVVVGGLSGGSTLAAWLSLERAVQIYRALLFAPYLSGSHKVVDLFVRVFNIYFEWKTAPGVAHFGYDGFLMPSLRLFLDMGKDIFERAETSYAAPMLIVSSESDRAVGDEEHKALFKALLPQQPKCWYHRFDQTLNIQHNMMTEAEGNHYADLVIAVAKAYVESDLTWGEVEEMRDRLQQGDSFHRVVNQLHLSQRVSPDLSRIMPLLALD from the coding sequence ATGTTTAACTATTCCACCTTTACCGCAGCATTGGTGCGAGAGACGAAAGCCCGTGAAGATGCGCTACCGCTGATGGATGAAACCCGCGGCTCTCGGTTTTTTCTTTACTCTAATCCTACGGACAAGGTGTGTCTGTTCTTTCATGGGTTTACTGCCACTCCAGAACAGTTTGTGCCGATAGGAGAAGCTTTCTTTAAGGCAGGCTACAACGTCTTGATTCCTTTGCTTCCTGGGCATGGGATTGCAGGCAATTGGGATGGAGATAACCCTCCTCCGCTTCCCGAAGAACAAGAAGTTTATCAACAGTTTGGAATTTACTGGCTACAACAAGCTCAAGCTTTGGGAAGAAAAGTAGTAGTGGGAGGGCTTTCTGGTGGCAGCACTTTAGCAGCTTGGCTATCCTTAGAACGCGCCGTACAAATTTATCGGGCTTTGCTGTTTGCCCCTTATTTGAGTGGTAGCCATAAAGTAGTCGATTTGTTTGTGCGGGTATTTAATATTTACTTTGAGTGGAAAACTGCACCAGGAGTCGCACATTTTGGCTATGACGGCTTTCTGATGCCATCCTTGCGACTGTTTTTAGACATGGGAAAAGATATCTTTGAGCGGGCAGAAACGAGTTACGCTGCGCCCATGTTGATTGTGTCGAGTGAAAGCGATCGCGCAGTCGGCGACGAAGAACATAAAGCTCTGTTTAAAGCCTTACTCCCCCAACAACCCAAGTGCTGGTATCACCGTTTTGACCAAACTCTGAATATTCAGCACAATATGATGACCGAAGCAGAGGGGAATCACTACGCAGACTTAGTCATCGCAGTGGCTAAAGCCTATGTCGAGAGCGATTTAACCTGGGGTGAAGTCGAGGAGATGCGCGATCGCTTGCAGCAGGGTGACTCCTTCCACAGGGTAGTGAATCAACTCCATCTGAGTCAACGGGTTTCTCCCGATCTATCTAGAATCATGCCATTGCTAGCTCTGGATTAA
- a CDS encoding low molecular weight protein arginine phosphatase gives MRVLFVCTGNTCRSPMAQALFQKKIRELRQRQEILAQTEVRSAGLYKFKGIPVSPHTLTVLAEYGIQYDCEPQGLKPELVEWADLVLTMTKFHKYIAIAMYPETSDKTFTLKEFVGEQNSLDIRDPVGKSLSRYRHCAQEIDLALNLLQQKLVRISSESSFGSFAFPTPQPLPRTLPLFRWLIGLIRLTQKTRT, from the coding sequence ATGCGAGTTCTATTTGTTTGTACTGGCAACACCTGTCGCAGCCCGATGGCACAAGCGCTATTTCAGAAAAAGATTCGGGAACTGAGGCAAAGGCAGGAAATCTTAGCCCAAACTGAGGTGCGTTCAGCTGGACTTTATAAATTTAAGGGGATACCCGTTTCGCCCCATACTCTAACGGTATTGGCAGAGTACGGAATTCAATATGACTGCGAACCGCAAGGGTTAAAGCCAGAACTCGTCGAATGGGCAGATTTAGTGCTGACGATGACAAAGTTTCATAAATATATTGCGATCGCGATGTATCCTGAGACGAGCGACAAGACTTTCACGCTCAAAGAATTTGTCGGGGAACAAAATTCCTTAGATATTCGCGATCCCGTTGGCAAATCTTTATCCAGATATCGCCACTGTGCCCAGGAAATCGACTTGGCACTCAATCTTTTACAGCAGAAGTTAGTCCGCATCTCATCTGAAAGCAGCTTTGGTTCTTTTGCATTCCCCACGCCTCAACCCTTACCCCGCACCCTACCGCTGTTCAGGTGGCTGATTGGACTGATTCGGTTAACTCAGAAAACGCGCACTTGA
- a CDS encoding transposase family protein produces MNLIEDLQKIPDYRHIRGRRHELWLVLLLMLLGAMSGYWGYRPLEDFTVVHRQRLIQLFSLEDTIKFPSYSTFRRVLKTLDFHPLTNLFNTWAVIFVPPNSGERLAIDGKSIRCTLTDYAELSS; encoded by the coding sequence ATGAATCTGATCGAGGACTTGCAAAAAATCCCAGACTATCGACACATTCGCGGACGCAGACATGAATTGTGGTTGGTACTGCTACTGATGTTACTGGGAGCTATGAGTGGGTATTGGGGCTACCGACCACTTGAAGATTTTACCGTTGTACACAGACAAAGGTTGATACAACTGTTCAGCCTTGAAGACACAATCAAGTTTCCTTCCTACTCAACATTCCGACGTGTTCTCAAAACACTCGATTTTCATCCATTAACGAACCTATTTAACACCTGGGCCGTAATTTTTGTACCGCCAAATTCTGGGGAAAGACTAGCAATTGATGGAAAAAGCATCCGTTGCACGCTTACAGATTATGCTGAGTTAAGTAGCTAG